One Thermodesulfatator atlanticus DSM 21156 DNA window includes the following coding sequences:
- the cysC gene encoding adenylyl-sulfate kinase has product MARWSKKVNIKRVGWRKSQGVHVMKPFTIWFTGLSGSGKSTLSRRTYLEIKRRGLKAELLDGDIIRTNFSQELGFTKRERDINVKRIGFLSWMLNKNGIISVVAAIAPYADTRKLNRELIPNYIEVYCNCPLEVVEARDVKGLYARARRGEIPNFTGISDPYEPPRNPEIVVHTDKETVEESMAKIIGYLEEKGFIPRTTLDIDPSIIEEEEKILREHLKRLGFARKSW; this is encoded by the coding sequence GGTCGAAAAAAGTTAATATAAAGCGCGTTGGGTGGAGAAAATCCCAAGGAGTGCATGTTATGAAACCGTTTACCATATGGTTCACCGGACTCTCTGGTTCAGGGAAGTCAACTCTTTCACGCAGAACTTATCTTGAAATAAAAAGACGCGGGCTTAAGGCTGAACTTCTTGACGGCGACATTATCCGTACAAACTTCAGCCAAGAACTTGGCTTTACCAAACGCGAGCGGGACATTAACGTCAAGCGTATCGGTTTTCTCTCCTGGATGCTAAATAAAAACGGCATCATAAGCGTGGTAGCGGCCATTGCGCCGTATGCTGACACCCGCAAACTAAACCGAGAGCTTATCCCAAACTATATCGAAGTCTATTGCAATTGTCCGCTGGAGGTGGTGGAAGCACGCGACGTAAAAGGACTTTATGCCAGGGCACGCCGAGGAGAGATCCCTAATTTCACCGGCATATCAGACCCTTATGAGCCCCCTCGTAACCCGGAAATAGTCGTTCATACCGATAAAGAAACCGTTGAAGAAAGTATGGCCAAAATCATAGGTTATCTTGAAGAAAAAGGTTTTATCCCCAGGACCACCCTTGACATTGACCCAAGCATAATCGAAGAAGAAGAAAAAATTCTGAGAGAACATTTAAAACGCTTGGGGTTTGCCCGCAAAAGCTGGTGA